A single genomic interval of Spirosoma linguale DSM 74 harbors:
- a CDS encoding protein of unknown function DUF1016 (PFAM: protein of unknown function DUF1016~KEGG: glo:Glov_3223 protein of unknown function DUF1016): METNYISFLQEVKGHILQSRYRAARLVNRELLLLYFAVGKRLSEKIAAEKWGAKVLEQISADLQKELPGLRGFSRRSMMKMTQFADVYASVSFVPLTTAQMKGLDNKLDAIVPSATAQFDGLDSSIFLNLGFTHHMLLLNRCSDWNERWFYMQSAVNDQWTVEMLDWQIKAKTYQKRDQTLPNNFAATLPQTIRDTALQAFKDEYLLDFINVEADDERVVEKGIVQNIREFILKMGTGFSFVGNQYRLVVDEREFFVDLLFFNRQLQCLVAVELKRGEFKPEYLGQLNFYVNVLNDLVKLPHENPSVGILLCKEKTNAIVEYAFQGFTTPMGVATYQLSSDLPEHLRNVLPDPEELKKLLN, encoded by the coding sequence ATGGAAACAAATTACATTAGTTTTTTACAGGAAGTTAAAGGGCATATTCTGCAAAGCCGATACCGGGCCGCCAGGCTCGTAAACCGAGAATTGCTGTTGCTCTACTTCGCCGTTGGTAAACGCCTGTCTGAAAAGATTGCCGCCGAAAAGTGGGGTGCGAAAGTACTCGAACAGATTTCGGCAGACTTACAAAAAGAACTGCCAGGGCTACGCGGATTTTCGCGACGGAGTATGATGAAAATGACTCAATTCGCTGACGTATATGCCTCCGTTTCATTTGTGCCGTTGACAACTGCCCAAATGAAAGGCCTTGATAATAAGCTTGATGCAATTGTGCCATCAGCAACGGCACAATTTGATGGCTTAGATTCCAGCATTTTTTTGAACCTCGGTTTTACACACCACATGTTGTTGCTAAACCGCTGTTCTGACTGGAATGAACGGTGGTTTTATATGCAGAGTGCAGTTAATGATCAATGGACGGTAGAGATGCTCGATTGGCAGATAAAAGCAAAAACCTATCAAAAACGCGACCAAACCCTGCCGAACAATTTTGCCGCTACGCTCCCTCAAACCATCCGCGATACGGCCCTGCAAGCTTTCAAAGATGAATATCTGCTCGACTTTATCAACGTAGAAGCCGACGACGAGCGGGTGGTCGAAAAAGGTATTGTGCAAAATATCCGGGAGTTTATTCTGAAGATGGGGACAGGATTCTCTTTTGTGGGTAATCAATACCGGCTAGTTGTCGATGAGCGCGAATTTTTTGTGGACTTGCTTTTCTTTAATCGTCAATTACAATGCTTGGTTGCTGTGGAGTTGAAGCGGGGCGAATTTAAGCCTGAGTACCTGGGCCAGCTCAATTTTTATGTCAATGTGCTGAACGACCTCGTGAAACTCCCTCACGAAAATCCTAGCGTAGGCATCCTGCTCTGCAAAGAGAAAACAAATGCCATTGTCGAATATGCCTTCCAGGGCTTTACAACGCCAATGGGCGTAGCGACTTACCAACTCAGTTCCGACCTGCCCGAACACCTGCGTAACGTATTGCCCGACCCCGAAGAACTTAAGAAATTACTTAATTGA
- a CDS encoding helicase domain protein (PFAM: helicase domain protein; type III restriction protein res subunit~SMART: DEAD-like helicase ; helicase domain protein~KEGG: sfu:Sfum_0411 helicase domain protein), with amino-acid sequence MDVRVILPYFIDLNNKVPTNSTDRMQTKFFTNDDSNSLLAKIEGIFKHRNIHFFDALVGYFYASGYFRIRPYIERAAEVRVLVGINVDKMVFEASKQGVLFSADAYKSQEDFFESAKKNIQQAKYSKAVEDGMLGMIDDIVSGKLQIRVHPKQNIHAKVYVFREQVRHDHGYGSVITGSSNLTEPGLERNFEFNVELRENGDIDFATETFERLWSESVPVSEEFITRLKSETFLNDQFTPYEVYLKFLIEYFGKSIDYDPNSETDLPKGFLPLVYQRDAVNDGYNKMEKHGGFFLSDVVGLGKTIIATRIAKKFYFKNGFPEHRSRTLIVVPPALKVNWEETIEKFSLDGVHIITNGSLHKVRNPNQYDLIIVDEAHKFRSDTAEAYNDLQKICKTPTRRRRQDGTAYPKRVMLVSATPLNNYPQDIANLVYLFQDSKDSTLEIGNLQHFFRQHIDAYRRLKQEPDMQKVNAGVRQIYEQIRVKVIEPLTVRRTRTDLKLHHQYRDDLTAQKIEFPDVRKPEKILYQLAPHLEALYDQTIRHLTHPTEGLTYNRYRAIGALKPHKKQKYKKADMISTQLAKIMKTMLVKRIDSSFFAFRQSIRRFCEANEAMVKMFDTGRVFIAPNLPVSDMINDGREDELFDLVTTLMDLDPTIDICVPDDFEPGFYEGLIRDQQVLNALSKTWDDLGDEDPKLDTFVEYIQKTLFGPENREKKLVVFSESKETTEYVARRLREAIDRLGLAHRILTVDSHTRKDRMPLIRANFDANLPAEQQVAGESPEHYDIIISTEVLAEGVNLHRANVIVNYDTPWNATRLMQRIGRVNRIGTKAKAVYIYNFFPTAQVDNDIDLQKKAMMKLQAFHAALGEDSQIYSPDEVIESFGLFDKDVDEERDEKLDYLMQIRDLKEKDPDLFKRIKTMPLRARVGRKDRMQHQATITFIRDQKRDAFLYIRAGLDGAGSMAEELTFLETAKRFQCMVHERAVKLHDLHHEQVQMGVDRFQAQVEAEKAQDKKVDVTQGPNEKKALMFLDAFLTLPFISEDEKTLVGLAKDAIRRGRFQNLQRDINKLQKSQTKEKRQAAILLESLMKILHSYPLSQPDEDVSVTPVVPVVVAPTEPAIIISESFSA; translated from the coding sequence ATGGATGTTAGAGTTATTTTGCCCTACTTTATTGATCTAAACAATAAAGTGCCGACTAATAGTACTGATCGAATGCAAACCAAATTCTTCACCAACGACGATAGCAACTCGCTGCTTGCTAAAATTGAAGGTATTTTTAAACATCGTAATATCCATTTTTTTGATGCGCTAGTCGGTTATTTCTATGCGTCAGGCTATTTCCGGATTCGGCCCTATATAGAACGGGCAGCAGAAGTACGGGTTTTGGTTGGTATCAATGTCGATAAAATGGTTTTTGAAGCATCGAAGCAGGGTGTCTTGTTCTCAGCCGATGCGTATAAGTCGCAGGAAGATTTTTTTGAGTCGGCTAAAAAGAATATTCAGCAGGCTAAATATAGCAAGGCCGTTGAGGATGGTATGCTCGGTATGATCGACGACATCGTTTCGGGTAAGCTCCAAATCCGCGTTCATCCCAAACAGAATATCCACGCTAAAGTCTACGTTTTTCGCGAGCAGGTTCGGCACGATCACGGCTACGGCTCTGTGATCACTGGCTCCAGCAACCTGACTGAACCGGGGTTAGAACGCAATTTCGAATTCAATGTCGAGTTGCGGGAAAACGGCGATATCGATTTCGCCACCGAAACGTTTGAGCGTCTTTGGAGTGAGTCGGTGCCGGTTAGTGAAGAGTTCATTACCCGGCTTAAAAGCGAAACCTTTCTCAATGATCAGTTTACGCCTTATGAGGTCTATCTAAAATTTCTGATCGAGTATTTCGGTAAAAGCATCGACTACGATCCTAACTCGGAAACCGATCTGCCCAAAGGGTTTTTACCGCTTGTTTACCAGCGCGATGCGGTCAATGATGGATACAATAAGATGGAAAAGCATGGTGGGTTCTTTCTATCGGATGTGGTAGGGTTAGGCAAAACCATCATTGCTACGCGCATTGCCAAGAAGTTCTACTTCAAAAACGGATTTCCTGAACACCGCTCCCGAACGTTGATTGTGGTGCCACCTGCCTTGAAAGTCAACTGGGAAGAAACCATCGAGAAATTTAGTCTCGATGGGGTACATATCATCACCAACGGTAGCCTGCACAAGGTGCGTAATCCGAATCAGTATGATCTGATTATTGTAGACGAAGCCCATAAGTTTCGATCCGATACGGCCGAAGCTTATAACGACTTACAAAAAATCTGTAAAACACCTACGCGACGCCGTCGGCAGGATGGTACGGCTTACCCTAAACGCGTGATGCTGGTGTCGGCAACGCCCCTCAATAACTACCCTCAGGATATTGCTAATCTGGTTTACCTCTTTCAGGATAGTAAAGATTCGACGCTCGAAATTGGCAATCTGCAACATTTTTTTCGCCAGCATATCGATGCCTATCGCAGGTTGAAACAGGAACCCGATATGCAAAAGGTGAATGCGGGGGTTCGCCAGATTTATGAACAGATTCGGGTGAAGGTGATTGAGCCGCTGACCGTTCGGCGAACCCGGACCGACCTGAAGCTTCATCACCAGTACCGGGATGATCTGACGGCTCAGAAGATTGAGTTTCCCGATGTGCGTAAGCCCGAAAAAATACTGTACCAACTGGCTCCCCATCTGGAAGCGCTGTATGATCAAACCATCCGCCATTTAACGCACCCTACCGAAGGCTTGACCTATAACCGGTATCGGGCCATTGGAGCGCTAAAACCGCATAAAAAGCAGAAGTATAAAAAGGCCGACATGATTTCGACCCAGTTGGCCAAGATCATGAAGACGATGCTCGTTAAGCGGATCGACAGCAGTTTTTTCGCTTTCCGGCAGTCGATCCGGCGGTTCTGCGAAGCCAACGAAGCTATGGTGAAAATGTTCGATACGGGCCGGGTGTTTATTGCGCCTAATCTACCCGTTTCGGATATGATCAATGATGGGCGGGAAGACGAACTGTTCGACCTGGTTACGACCTTAATGGATCTTGATCCGACCATTGATATTTGTGTTCCAGACGACTTCGAGCCTGGGTTTTATGAGGGACTGATCCGCGACCAGCAGGTATTGAATGCCTTATCGAAAACCTGGGATGACCTCGGCGACGAAGACCCGAAGTTGGATACGTTTGTCGAGTATATTCAGAAAACGCTGTTCGGTCCTGAAAACCGTGAAAAGAAGCTGGTTGTATTCTCAGAAAGCAAAGAGACGACGGAATACGTAGCCCGCCGACTACGTGAAGCCATTGATCGGCTTGGCCTCGCGCATCGGATTTTGACGGTTGACAGTCATACCCGCAAAGATCGGATGCCGCTTATTCGTGCCAATTTCGATGCCAACCTGCCAGCCGAGCAGCAAGTGGCGGGTGAATCGCCGGAACATTACGACATCATTATCTCTACCGAAGTGCTGGCCGAGGGGGTTAACCTGCACCGCGCCAATGTTATCGTGAACTACGATACGCCCTGGAATGCAACGCGCCTGATGCAGCGCATTGGCCGTGTAAACCGCATTGGTACAAAGGCAAAGGCGGTCTACATCTACAACTTTTTTCCGACGGCTCAAGTGGACAACGACATCGACTTACAGAAAAAGGCGATGATGAAACTCCAGGCTTTTCATGCCGCTCTGGGTGAAGACAGCCAGATTTATTCGCCCGATGAGGTGATTGAGTCCTTCGGTCTTTTTGACAAAGATGTGGATGAGGAACGCGATGAGAAACTGGATTACCTGATGCAAATCCGCGATTTGAAAGAAAAAGACCCGGATTTGTTCAAACGGATTAAAACCATGCCATTACGGGCTAGGGTAGGCCGTAAAGACCGGATGCAGCACCAGGCCACCATCACCTTTATTCGGGACCAGAAACGGGATGCATTCCTGTACATCCGTGCCGGTCTGGATGGCGCTGGCAGTATGGCGGAGGAGCTTACCTTTCTGGAAACGGCCAAACGATTTCAGTGCATGGTTCATGAGCGGGCCGTTAAGCTTCACGACCTTCACCACGAACAGGTGCAAATGGGTGTAGATCGGTTTCAGGCGCAGGTAGAAGCCGAGAAAGCGCAGGATAAAAAAGTAGATGTTACGCAGGGGCCGAATGAAAAGAAAGCCCTGATGTTTCTGGATGCGTTTTTGACGTTGCCGTTTATCAGCGAAGACGAAAAAACGTTGGTTGGTCTGGCGAAAGATGCTATCCGGCGGGGGCGGTTCCAAAACCTGCAACGCGACATTAATAAACTTCAGAAGTCGCAAACGAAAGAGAAGAGGCAAGCCGCTATTTTGCTTGAAAGCCTGATGAAAATCCTGCATAGTTATCCGTTAAGCCAGCCCGATGAGGATGTGTCTGTCACACCTGTTGTGCCGGTCGTTGTTGCGCCTACAGAACCAGCGATTATTATTTCGGAGAGTTTCAGCGCGTAA
- a CDS encoding oxidoreductase domain protein (PFAM: oxidoreductase domain protein~KEGG: kpe:KPK_4084 oxidoreductase, NAD binding) gives MNQSDKSTPHVDSPEQTNTGTSRRQFMQTGALAAASFFIVPRHVLGGKGFIAPSDKLNIAGVGFGGKGFSDTNNSYNKGANNIVALCDVDWGLARVKENFTKHPNAKRYKDFREMLDKEGKNIDAVTVSTADHTHAVVAMAAMQRGKHVYVQKPLTHNIYEARMLTEAARKYKVVTQMGNQGSSNPQQKQMVEWFDKGLLGTVHSVNLWTNRPVWPQGIPVPQAASETPVDLDWDLWLGPAQKVGYTPAYHPFKWRGWWNFGAGALGDIGCHIMDVPFRVLGLGYPTEVETSIGQVFLKDWTPEYIPEGCPPSSHVELKFPATAKNKSAITMTWEDGGLRPFRPEMLPEGEPMPENGENGVLIQGDKGLLVCGMYGDDPRLYTKSGEKFVAAPKPSNGLPENGHQVLWTEACKAGFNSKEHKALTSSFDFAGPLTESVLMGNLAIRSYTLRTPKADGKGFNYPGRKRLTWDGKNMKITNLDEANQFVKREYREGWSLTA, from the coding sequence ATGAATCAGTCAGATAAGTCAACGCCCCATGTGGATTCGCCCGAGCAGACGAATACCGGCACATCACGGCGTCAATTCATGCAAACCGGAGCCCTGGCTGCGGCAAGTTTCTTCATTGTACCCCGCCACGTGCTGGGTGGAAAAGGATTTATTGCACCCAGCGACAAGCTCAATATTGCCGGAGTTGGTTTCGGTGGTAAAGGTTTCAGTGATACAAACAATTCCTATAACAAAGGTGCCAACAACATCGTAGCCCTGTGCGACGTAGACTGGGGACTGGCCCGCGTGAAGGAAAACTTCACCAAGCACCCTAACGCCAAACGCTACAAAGATTTCCGCGAAATGTTGGATAAGGAAGGCAAAAACATTGATGCCGTAACGGTGTCGACCGCCGACCATACCCACGCGGTTGTCGCCATGGCAGCTATGCAGCGCGGCAAACACGTATACGTACAGAAACCCTTAACCCACAACATTTACGAAGCCCGTATGCTCACCGAAGCGGCCCGTAAATACAAGGTTGTTACGCAGATGGGCAACCAGGGATCATCCAATCCACAGCAGAAACAAATGGTGGAATGGTTCGACAAAGGTCTTCTGGGAACCGTGCATTCTGTAAACCTCTGGACCAACCGGCCCGTTTGGCCGCAAGGCATTCCGGTTCCGCAGGCAGCTTCCGAAACACCCGTCGACCTGGATTGGGATCTGTGGCTCGGACCCGCTCAAAAAGTTGGGTACACGCCAGCTTACCATCCGTTCAAATGGCGCGGCTGGTGGAACTTCGGTGCCGGTGCACTGGGCGATATTGGCTGCCACATTATGGACGTACCATTCCGGGTTCTCGGTCTTGGCTACCCCACCGAAGTGGAAACCAGCATTGGTCAGGTATTCCTAAAAGACTGGACTCCCGAATACATTCCCGAAGGATGCCCTCCCTCCTCGCACGTAGAGCTGAAGTTCCCGGCTACGGCCAAGAATAAGTCGGCCATAACGATGACTTGGGAAGATGGCGGTCTGCGTCCTTTCCGGCCGGAAATGCTGCCTGAAGGTGAGCCTATGCCAGAAAACGGTGAAAACGGTGTGCTGATCCAGGGCGACAAAGGTCTGCTGGTTTGCGGCATGTACGGCGATGACCCACGGTTGTACACCAAGAGTGGAGAAAAGTTTGTGGCCGCTCCTAAACCGAGCAACGGCCTGCCCGAAAACGGCCACCAGGTTCTGTGGACCGAAGCCTGCAAAGCGGGCTTCAACAGCAAAGAGCACAAGGCGCTCACGTCTTCGTTCGACTTTGCCGGTCCGCTGACCGAGTCGGTACTGATGGGCAACCTCGCTATCCGTAGCTATACCCTTCGGACACCGAAGGCCGATGGAAAAGGTTTCAACTATCCAGGCCGCAAACGCCTGACGTGGGACGGCAAAAATATGAAGATTACGAACCTTGACGAAGCCAACCAGTTCGTTAAGCGCGAATACCGCGAAGGCTGGTCGTTGACAGCGTAA
- a CDS encoding esterase (KEGG: scl:sce5734 esterases), with protein sequence MLRLTSCLLILLIVVGATAPEPGLRFTRQFVAAESYESVGVFDVDNDDTLDIVSGDFWYKGPGFWNRYLIGNEPRKDQYYDDFSTIPLDVNSDGRLDFLTGGWFDQTLRWVENPGKKNAVWPLHEIGKVGNVETTRAWDVDGDGIVDIVPNNPNHPLKYIKLVSSGVFKTVTVAPTQGHGLGFGDVNGDGRGDLIIPDGWLEAPVDRESGLWTLHKEFSLGTASVPIIVADVNGDKRNDLIVGQGHSYGLHWYEQTRDAAGQRGWTKHLIDDKNSQYHCLEWVDITGDGRPELLTGKRFRAHNGNDPGEKDPVGLYYFTWEASKKQFVKHDIAYGPAGVGKGTGIYFAVADLHKTGRKDIVVAGKDGLFVFFNEGSAKK encoded by the coding sequence ATGCTCCGTCTGACTAGTTGCTTGCTTATCTTACTTATTGTCGTTGGTGCAACGGCTCCTGAGCCGGGCTTACGTTTTACCCGTCAGTTCGTGGCTGCTGAAAGCTACGAGTCAGTAGGGGTATTTGATGTTGATAATGACGATACACTTGATATTGTATCCGGCGATTTCTGGTACAAAGGGCCGGGTTTCTGGAATAGATACCTCATTGGAAATGAGCCCCGGAAAGATCAGTACTATGATGATTTCTCGACTATCCCGCTTGATGTCAATAGTGACGGCCGACTGGACTTCCTGACCGGCGGCTGGTTCGACCAGACGCTGCGGTGGGTGGAGAACCCCGGCAAAAAAAATGCGGTCTGGCCATTGCATGAGATCGGTAAAGTAGGCAATGTGGAAACGACCCGTGCCTGGGATGTGGACGGCGATGGCATTGTTGACATTGTGCCCAACAATCCCAACCACCCGCTAAAGTATATTAAACTGGTGAGTTCCGGTGTCTTTAAAACGGTTACCGTAGCGCCTACACAGGGGCACGGTTTGGGCTTTGGCGACGTGAATGGTGACGGACGGGGTGACCTGATTATACCGGATGGCTGGCTCGAAGCGCCTGTCGATCGGGAGTCTGGTCTCTGGACGTTACACAAAGAGTTCTCACTTGGTACGGCTAGTGTACCCATCATTGTGGCCGATGTAAACGGCGATAAGCGGAACGATCTGATTGTAGGGCAGGGGCATAGTTATGGGCTGCACTGGTACGAACAAACCCGCGATGCTGCTGGACAGCGTGGCTGGACAAAGCACCTGATCGACGATAAGAATTCCCAGTACCATTGCCTGGAGTGGGTTGATATTACGGGCGATGGGCGTCCCGAACTACTAACCGGCAAACGCTTTCGGGCGCACAACGGCAACGACCCCGGCGAGAAGGACCCCGTCGGGCTATATTATTTCACCTGGGAGGCCTCGAAGAAGCAGTTTGTGAAGCATGACATTGCCTATGGTCCGGCAGGAGTTGGTAAAGGCACAGGCATCTATTTCGCCGTTGCCGACCTGCACAAAACTGGCCGAAAGGATATTGTTGTTGCCGGTAAGGACGGCCTTTTTGTATTTTTTAACGAAGGGAGCGCGAAAAAATAG
- a CDS encoding TonB-dependent receptor plug (PFAM: TonB-dependent receptor plug; TonB-dependent receptor~KEGG: mxa:MXAN_4746 TonB-dependent receptor) encodes MKKHLPPQSLLGRLVSVVITQLLLTAMCVNFTYAKVPLALKTVADQRAITADRTLTGRVTDEKDEALPGVSVILKGTQRGTVTDADGRYKVDVPTGGATLVFSFVGYVPQEVRVGNQTSLNISLKADSKVLDEIVVIGYGTAKKSDLTGAVTSVKEAQLQERPTSSLNQALSGRMPGVQVNTNSGRPGGRTTVRIRGFSSINSSNNPLYVVDGVMLPQGTGDQFSNPIDYINPNDIVNVEVLKDASSTAIYGARGANGVILVSTRKGKAGESRVTYDGQFSVNTIGPNKPKVLNAKEYLATEDLAYANMAKYDPVGWAAGKWSYLDPIARRKAFSAAHPGVFDANLNPLYDTDWFKESAQNKLSQNHQLGFSGGNERTQYSLSLNYRDDQGLIKTSYMKRYSGRFSIDDQVKSWLKIGGTLSYNNQTENLVDINDAVARQIVEDFPFLPVRYPDTGVFAENRDYPYAEGTMSSVHRLMDRKYIQNTQTTLGSLFTNITLGKGLEMRTVLGANVQTQEINQSQTRTLNIGGNGNASTNNNKTSFWSLEHYLTYNKQFGQDHSFTGLLGLSWQETNTFGIGASVSGFATDYFGFNNLGAGATNPSVSSSASRFAFNSYFGRINYGYKNKYLFTATGRADGSSKFGENYKFAFFPSAALAWRVSEEDFLKGNPVISNLKVRASYGLTGNSEIPPYQSLSLLSSNYSTIYNDGRVGGTGISRLANPDLRWEKTAQTDVGLEVSFLKGRISLEADYYYRLTTDMLLDAPVPQSSGYATIRRNVGSMENKGFEFGLNTVNINRGTFSWNTNFNISLNRNKVLSLATPSDIFGVGGPNFTNQTNIIRIGESVGSFWGLTRVGVWSEAEREEAAKFTSYRNGLTILPGDIKYLDVNGDKAITDADRSIIGNGSPKGWGAMTNNIRLGNFDATLELQYMFGNDVMLMNLHPSEDRQALANSYSSVLNAWTPTNQGSQIAQVRDTRAGYVTNVDSHWIKNGSFLRGRNLLFGYTFPVEMTNKLKMNRLRMYVSAQNFFLSVEDPIVGDPEVTPTNQGSGSSAFSQGQIWHNYPKPTTYMLGLQIGL; translated from the coding sequence ATGAAAAAACACTTACCTCCTCAAAGCCTGCTGGGCAGGTTAGTCAGCGTAGTAATTACTCAGCTACTACTGACTGCAATGTGCGTTAATTTTACTTATGCCAAGGTCCCTCTGGCATTAAAAACAGTGGCCGACCAACGTGCCATTACAGCTGATCGTACACTCACGGGTCGGGTGACAGATGAAAAAGATGAAGCCTTACCCGGTGTGAGTGTTATCCTGAAGGGAACCCAGCGCGGAACCGTAACCGATGCCGATGGCCGGTATAAAGTGGATGTTCCCACGGGTGGCGCTACGCTTGTGTTCTCCTTTGTCGGATATGTCCCTCAGGAAGTACGCGTTGGCAACCAAACCTCACTCAATATCAGCCTGAAAGCCGACAGCAAAGTGCTCGACGAAATCGTCGTGATCGGGTATGGTACCGCCAAAAAGTCTGACCTTACCGGCGCTGTCACCAGCGTGAAGGAGGCTCAGCTTCAGGAACGGCCTACATCCTCATTGAACCAGGCCCTGTCAGGTCGCATGCCCGGCGTGCAGGTCAACACCAACTCGGGACGACCCGGCGGTCGGACCACCGTCCGTATCCGGGGCTTCAGCTCCATCAACTCCTCCAACAACCCCCTCTACGTCGTTGATGGCGTCATGCTTCCCCAAGGTACCGGCGACCAGTTCAGTAACCCAATCGATTACATCAACCCCAACGACATCGTTAACGTAGAGGTCCTGAAAGATGCCTCTTCGACGGCCATCTACGGAGCACGCGGTGCCAACGGCGTTATTCTGGTCTCCACTAGAAAGGGGAAGGCCGGTGAAAGCCGGGTTACCTACGACGGTCAGTTCAGCGTTAACACCATCGGACCCAACAAGCCAAAGGTGCTCAACGCCAAGGAGTACCTGGCTACCGAAGACCTCGCCTATGCCAACATGGCCAAGTATGACCCCGTCGGCTGGGCCGCAGGTAAGTGGTCTTACCTGGACCCGATAGCCCGGCGCAAAGCCTTCAGCGCGGCTCACCCTGGTGTGTTTGATGCCAACCTGAACCCACTCTACGACACCGACTGGTTCAAGGAGTCGGCTCAGAACAAGCTTTCCCAGAACCACCAGTTAGGTTTCAGTGGCGGTAACGAGCGCACCCAGTACTCCCTCTCGCTGAACTATCGCGACGATCAGGGTCTGATCAAGACCTCCTACATGAAGCGTTACTCGGGTCGTTTCTCGATCGATGATCAGGTCAAGAGCTGGCTCAAGATCGGTGGTACACTGAGTTATAATAACCAGACGGAAAACCTGGTGGACATCAACGATGCGGTGGCCCGTCAGATCGTGGAGGACTTCCCCTTCCTACCCGTGCGCTACCCGGACACTGGCGTCTTCGCCGAGAACCGGGACTACCCCTATGCAGAAGGCACCATGAGTTCGGTGCACCGCCTGATGGACCGTAAGTACATCCAGAACACCCAGACCACTTTGGGTAGCCTCTTCACCAACATCACGTTAGGCAAAGGGCTGGAGATGCGTACGGTATTGGGTGCCAACGTTCAGACGCAGGAGATCAACCAGTCGCAAACCCGTACGCTTAACATCGGCGGTAACGGTAACGCATCGACCAACAACAATAAGACCTCGTTCTGGTCGCTGGAACATTACCTGACCTACAACAAACAGTTTGGTCAGGACCACTCCTTCACCGGACTGCTGGGTCTTTCGTGGCAGGAGACTAACACCTTTGGCATCGGTGCCAGTGTGAGCGGTTTTGCCACCGACTACTTTGGCTTCAACAACCTGGGTGCTGGTGCTACCAACCCATCGGTGAGTTCAAGCGCATCACGGTTTGCCTTTAACTCCTACTTCGGTCGGATCAACTACGGCTACAAGAACAAGTACCTCTTCACGGCTACCGGCCGGGCCGATGGCTCCTCGAAGTTCGGAGAGAATTACAAGTTTGCCTTCTTCCCCTCGGCGGCTCTGGCCTGGCGGGTATCGGAAGAAGACTTCCTGAAGGGCAATCCCGTTATCTCGAATTTGAAGGTCCGCGCCAGCTACGGCTTGACGGGTAACTCTGAAATTCCACCGTATCAGTCACTGTCGTTGCTTAGCTCGAACTATTCGACGATCTACAACGACGGCCGCGTTGGTGGTACGGGTATCAGCCGTTTGGCTAACCCCGACCTGCGCTGGGAAAAAACCGCTCAGACTGATGTAGGTCTGGAAGTTAGCTTCCTCAAAGGACGCATCTCGCTGGAAGCCGACTACTACTACCGTCTGACAACCGACATGCTCCTGGATGCCCCCGTACCACAATCGAGCGGCTATGCAACCATCCGGCGTAACGTAGGCTCGATGGAGAACAAAGGCTTCGAGTTCGGTTTGAACACGGTCAACATCAACCGGGGTACTTTCAGCTGGAATACAAACTTCAACATCTCGTTGAACCGCAACAAAGTCCTCTCCCTGGCTACTCCATCCGATATTTTTGGGGTAGGTGGTCCTAACTTCACCAACCAGACGAATATCATTCGTATTGGTGAATCAGTAGGTTCGTTCTGGGGTCTGACCCGCGTGGGTGTATGGAGTGAAGCGGAGCGGGAAGAAGCGGCCAAGTTCACCAGCTACCGCAACGGTTTGACCATTCTGCCCGGCGACATCAAGTATCTCGACGTAAACGGCGACAAGGCCATCACCGATGCTGACCGCAGCATCATTGGCAACGGTAGTCCTAAAGGCTGGGGTGCCATGACCAACAACATTCGTCTGGGCAACTTCGATGCCACCCTGGAACTTCAGTACATGTTTGGTAACGACGTCATGCTGATGAACTTACACCCCAGTGAAGACCGGCAGGCTCTGGCCAACAGCTACTCGTCGGTGCTCAACGCCTGGACGCCAACCAATCAGGGTAGCCAGATTGCTCAGGTACGCGACACACGGGCGGGCTACGTAACCAACGTCGACAGCCACTGGATCAAGAATGGTTCGTTCCTGCGGGGTCGTAACCTGCTATTCGGTTACACCTTCCCGGTTGAGATGACTAACAAGCTTAAGATGAACCGTCTGCGGATGTATGTGTCGGCTCAGAACTTCTTCCTGTCAGTTGAAGACCCCATCGTAGGTGATCCGGAAGTAACGCCCACCAACCAGGGCTCAGGCAGCAGTGCCTTCTCACAAGGTCAAATCTGGCATAACTACCCCAAACCAACCACGTACATGCTGGGCCTCCAGATTGGCTTGTAA